In Zingiber officinale cultivar Zhangliang chromosome 1A, Zo_v1.1, whole genome shotgun sequence, the DNA window ATTGATTCAACTATAGGTTAATCAAATTAATCAGCTCCTAATTAAGTGATAATCCAAATAAATTTTTCCTAAGCCTAATATATCTATTCCATTAAAATGTGCTATCTTAACTtagattaaattataaaaaatttataaaaatctttaaGAATTCTTACAAGTATTTTCTTAATtaatgtgattattttatttaattattgaatCTAACACGTCCAGTTTTTCGCCTGGTGTCCATAAcctctaggactttcacctactgtCTTTGACTAGTAGGATTTTCTACCCGATATcctcgacctgctaagacttttgCCCAGTCTCTTGGATcaagacttccttgcctagcaaCAACTAGGGCTTTCCACTTGTATAGTAtttactaggacttttaccttgcctaactcACATAGGATTTCCCTGCACGCTCAATCAGATTCATTAGAACTACaataacccttaactttgaattctttgtcattattaaaacttaggtttgatcatttgatgtttcccgcaccaacaaatactCCTTGAACAAGTAAGTGTGACTGGAGTTCTTGAAGGTGAAGTTATTCATGAGGACAAACTCATGTTTCACCATTGTTAAAGGAGTAGAGGCGAAATCATGGCCGAAATTCGAAATCAGATGGAAGTAGAGACAGATCTAATCGAGGCCTCTTGTTGGATGTCAAAATTGTAGGATGTCGGATGGGTGAAGACATGAAGAGATTGTAAATTAGGGAAGGAAGTGAGAACGAgaggaggaagagatggagaaaacaccaTCGGTAGAGGTTCTTAAAGTGAAGGAGGATTCTTGTGAATCAGGAAGAAAATCCTGGCCTGAGAATGGTACATTCTGAGAAGATCCACAAGCAAGGAGATAGTTGTCAACTGGAGTGAAGGCATTGAAGGAAGCATCAAGTATAAGGTAGAGATTGCAAGGTATGGAAAGAACAAACAAGCATGGTTGCCCATGGGGCTCCCCTGCTACTCAAGACGAGTGCAAGGTGACAACCACCCATGCTACCTTATGTCGGATTGAGGCACgcgagagagggggtgaatcacgtatattaaaaacttatcttttaaaaattaaaaacaaagtaCAATGAAattaaaagtaagaagaaaaacCTAACACAATgtgttacttggttcggagcctttgacaactcctactccgaGACACACGATCCCTCAGACCATATCAACAGAAAATCCACTATCAACCTCTTCTAGGACTGCCGGAAGAAAGAATCGAATACAAGATATCGAAAAAGGAaaatgtaacaacctacactccctttttacaaataataaagaGATGCAGTAATTAACTTTGTTACCAACTCATACAAAGAGGATTCAGAAGCGACCAGGAGTTGGTGTCAATTTGTCGGCAACAGTTGAAAGTTGCGGAGTAGTAGCACAGCAGTAGTCAAATGTGTTCGCAATAACAGAAAGGTCTTTGCAACTCATAGAGAAGATGTGTCTTGATAGCTGCTCGAATAGGGCTTATATGGACTATTAAAGGTGCCTCCAGTTtcgtctgaggcacctccaacaacaaCTTTTATCCCCTTGTCTTTAGAATCGATAAAACTCGCAACTTACGGATTTTATCCTCTAGAGGGAGCTTTCAAAGctttctgaggcgcctccatcaccaagTTTCAAGGCGCTTCCAACCGCATGGGAGGCACTTCCGCACCCTTCCATGCATGGACTTCGACAAAGCATCCAAGACGCCTCCACTCGAATAGGAGGCGCCTTAGGTGAATAGTGATATGAGGCTAGGATCATTGTTCATCCAAGGCTTGAGGTGTTTTTCATTCTtgcaagatgcgttagtccaaataacaaatTATAccatgcaaaacagagttagcataataataaaataacattattaattagatcatatctttccgagactaggatctagttatGGTCTCAgtttagatatccaaaatggactTAAATTGGATCAACTCCTAAAGTCTCTAATTGAGACTCGCCTTACTAGaatactctcctctagtgacttactttACTTACCATACAGAATtgtttgacttgcctttgacctacCAAGTATTCTCGTCAGTTGTCATGTCCGCAAATCCAACTGGATTTCGGCCAGCTATCAAGTCCCGCAGATCTAGTTGGATTTTCCGCTGGATATCAGGTTATTtcttgatctatctggacttctacaccagctatcaggtccaaCAGACCTTATTAGATTTCAGTCTAatgttaggtcctccagacctgttaaGCCTTACAtacttaataataaaattatatcacATCAcacctaactttaatctatttgtcattcattgAAATTTAGATTTGACCGTTCATACTAATTACGCTAATATATTCCTTTCTTATATTTCATTCATCCTGTCTTCGTCTCTAAGATTCTTTTCCCATCCTCTTTTCCTTTATCCATTTTTTTCCAcgtcttaaaaatttatttcaatccTTACTTTCTATCCTTCCATCATCTACACTTCCGagtaaatagaacattaaaatgcatttatgtatatttttaacatttaattttttttttaaaaaatgactaTGTAACAATGTCAACcaaaatttttatattatatttttgagTATTAGTCACTTTAAAATTATCCTTTCTTTTCCCTGTCTTAAAGATTTAGTAGCACAGTTAAATTCCAATGACCTTCTAGAGTTTATTTATGTATTATTCAAATTCGACGTAAATATTGATTActagtcatccatgatttatctcTATTGATCTTGACATAAATTGATAGAGACGATAGGAACAAGTATAATCATATTTTACCATCATATATTccaattcaaattttgaacaacactacataatcattttaaaattatttctatcACATGGAAAGTATAGTTAGAGTTTAATGGTCTTAGATTCAAATTTGGAGAGAAATTGACCGTGCattagttttaataaaattaatatacgactaattttgatcattttttaaatttatatttaataatttaaatttataattcatacaatagttttgaccaaaattattatataaaataaatttaaataagctTAATCAATAATAAATGAGTTTCAACACAACTAAGTTTAAAATGGCTCATGCTACATGTGGTGTGGCTAATAAATAActgattttgttttttaaaaataaattaagttaattcTCAATCAGGCCGTTCGGGCTGATGTTACAAACCAAAGGCCGAAGGACAATAATGGGCCGACCTAGCATGACTCCGAAAGCCCAACTAGCATTCGGAATGCCGGCTCGGCACTATATGAGATCTCTCGTTCCCAAGCCCTAACTCGTTTGCTTCGACGCGCGAGATCGGAACGAGCTCGGCGGCAGGGTAGCGAGGAGTGAGCAGAATTGTTTTCCTCTTTCTTTGGCTTACGATCACTTCGCTGAAGCTATTTCAACTCTGATAACTCGTGTTAGGTTGTTAGTCCGTTTGGGATCGATGGCGGCAACGTACGGAGCAGTGAAACCGGCTAAGATTGGGCTGGAAGAGTCTCAGGAGGAGTTGCACCGCATTCGGATCACCCTCTCCTCCAAGAACGTCAAGAATCTAGAGAAGGGTGAGGTTTTGTGGTTCCGTTCGCGTTGATTCGCACAGTTCTTGGCTTTTTGACTCCGGTTTTTTTATCGCGTTTTGGTTGGTCAGTGTGTGCGGATCTGGTTAGAGGAGCGAGAGACAAGCAGCTGAATGTGAAGGGGCCTGTGAGAATGCCCACCAAGGTCCTCAACATTACTACACGTAAATCTCCGTGTGGTGAAGGTATTCCAATCTCTCTCTTTCAAAGTTTTTAGATATTTACCACGTTTTCTAAGTCATTTCTAGTTTATTTGTCATCACCCTGATGCTTCCATCATAGTTTCTGCATATAGAATAACAATGTGGAGCACCAAATTATAATTAGGTCTAGTTACTTATCCATCATTATAACATCAATATCATGCTAACATCTATAAGTATTAGTAGTAGTAAAGCATTCAGAGGCAAAATAAGAGGACTAGAGTTTAAATCCCAGTGGGGATGATTTTGGAGGGCGGTCTTTGAGTGTGCATAAGTTGTGCTAGGGGGAAGGTTGTATACCTCTAAGATTTATTGAGTGAAGCTTGGACACCtatattatcaaaaataaaataaaataactgtAGTATCAGAAACATTCTAAAATCTGTCAGGGCCACAACCACCAGCCAATAAATTGTTAAGGTTGAAAGTTATCCTTTTAAGTCTATTGGAAAAGTTCATGAAGATTATATGCAGAAACACATTTATGGAATGTATTTTTGTAATTTTGCTACTCAATATCAAGCTATCTTTCTGTTGATTATACATTAGAAATAACAAAAGTGAGTCATACATTACATTAGTAAATGCCAACTAGTTACATATTAATCATTGTAAGCATATTTATGAAGTTATGTTTTGGTTGATTATGTTAGGATCCATAGATGAGATAGCTTATGTTCAATTAGAGGGGGAGATGATGGATAGATGATACCCCTAAATGTAAATTTTTGCACAATACAAACAAATCAAATGTTAGTGGTTCATGTGCCCGTGTGTTGTTTGAGTTAAGATTATGTCACAACAAAAATACTATATATAGATACACAACATGCTAACACTGGTATTTAATTTTGTTCTGAGATCCTTGTCATAACTCACCTAATTTCAAGCCTAAGAGATGATCTTGATCTCTCCTTTGGCCTACTAGTCTTGACTTATGGTTTTTCTTCTTAGATCCTTTCTTAAAAGACCATTCTAGATAACTTCCTAGAATCTTGTTTTAATCTAGATATTGTAGAAACCATCTAGGCTAATAGTGTACACTATTGGATCAAATTGGTCTCCAACGCCTATTTTAGGAGCGGATGCCTATGAATACTTCCCTCCCCATTCACTTGTAATTCATCCTCAAGAATAATAAGTTCTATTTACTCTTTAATTTCTCAAGTCCTTTCAATTtttctcttaacttctctgtgtGGTTCTCCCCTGAGTTAGGCTTACTTGACAACTTTGTGGGATAAGTTGTCCAAGTGTTGCATGGGCAAGTGGTGCTAGAATCAAACCAGAGAAAGGCAAGTTCTCACCATTTTGCATCTAAATATTGTGCTTAGAAAAGCAATGGCATTGGACTGTTGCTTCCAGCACCACTTACTCATGTGACACTTGGATAATTTATCCCCACAAAGTTTCTCTAACTCGCTAAGAAACTTGCACTAGAAAACTAAGATAAAAACTTGGAGGGCTTGAGAGATTAATAAGTAAAGAGAACTTATTATTTTGTGGATGAATTAGAAGGGGAGGGAGGTAATTATAGGCATTCTCCTTTTAAATAGACGGTTGACATCAATTTGATCCTATGGTGAACATTATTAGTTTAGAAACTTTCTACACTATCTAGATCATAGTTATTTAAGATGTGAGGTGTCCAAAAATGCATAGGTGCTGTGGGACATGAAGCACACGATTTAAGGTGAGACGCATGCCTTATTAAAAGTTGATTGGTAGAAGATCTTCTATTAGTTCCTTTTGATGTAGTTGCCCTTCTTTTGAAAAAGATGAAGTTCAAGATTTGAAATTGTAGGCATCTTCACCAACTCCAGAAGTTCGTTTGACTTCATTCCAAGTCAAATTGTCATCATTAATTACTACATCATTTGCACCTATACATCTCACTTCAATGAGGCAAGAAAAATTGGCCTCAAGCGCACTTGTCACTTCTCACAAGGCGTGTGCTTCTTTTCAAGCAATGCACCTGGGTAGCATAAGAGGTTCGCCTGGCTCGGTGCGTCCAGGTGAGAGCCTTTAATAACTATGATCTAGATGATGATAAGATTCTAGATAGTTATCTAGAATGATATTTAGATGAAAAATCATGGGCCAAGACCATGAGCTAAGAGAGTGGGCCAAAGGGTGGATCAAGAACCTCTCTTGGGCTTGAAATTGAGTGAGTTGTGACATTTTCTCCTGTCTAAGCTCGCAACGTCCTTGGTGTGTTATCTTCCTTTTAGCGGTCGATGTGCTTGGTAATTCGTGCTTGATGTGCTCGGTGAATTGCGACGATGTTTTCTCTCATTCTCAACTTGCCTCAATGTTTGGTAGATTCTTCCATTTTTACTAAGAATTCGGTGTAGTTTGGAACTCCTTTTGAATGATCTTGTTTGGAACTATGTACTCCACATCTTTATCAAAGGAGGTGACAATGGCTGTTGGTTTATGATTTCACCTGTTCATACTTGGGTCATACTTGTCTTTGTGAAGATGCTTGACAATGCGTGATTTTGAATCTTGGCTATTTAGTTATGTTAAATTTATTCAATTTCATGCATTTtacttttgttttttgtttttgtttttttctggTAGTACAAGTTCCAGATAATGATTTTCTATTCTTATATTTAACAATGTTCATCTTTAGTTTTGGTTTTACACAAAAGCAGGTACACCATAGGTTGTATTGTTTGGCCGTCCTTATGTTTGCTGTTGTTTTGTTACATGAATTTGACTGTGCGGATGACTACAggaaaatttatttgaaactttaatttctttatgaaatTTTCATAAAGAGAGCATTTTAAAACTGATGCACAGTCCAGTATTGTTCGTAACTTAGTATTTAGATGTACAAATCTAGTTATTCTTGGATTATTCTTGCTAATTCCTCTTACTGAGATGTGGTTAGACCGTCCATGCCTGGGAGTGACTGATCTTACCTTGATACATGCAATCCTTTTACAAATGAAATGGTTTTCTGGTTTGCTTACACATTTACTCAATTTAGCTGAAAATGTGTTCTGAAGATAATCGAACTCTGAATTTATTTTTGCAGGAACCAACACATGGGATCGATTTGAGCTGCGGGTACACAAGAGGGTGATCGATCTTCGTAGCTCTCCAGAGGTGGTGAAACAGATCACTTCGATTACCATAGAGCCGGGTGTGGAGGTTGAAGTTACTATTTCAGAATGATAAGCTTGGTAAGTCGTGGTAATCCAATTCTGCCACCCCTAGGCTAGTCTTCACCGACCTGGTAAAAGGTCATTATCTAAGAGGCTGATTCGATTATCACATCTATGTTTCTATTACTCAGTTTCTTCTTTCATTCCAAATGTTGTCAAAGTAGTTGCTGCCTGATTCACTATCAATGTTCTACTCGATTAAAAAGCGTTTGAAACTTATTTTTTGCAAGCATAATTTTCCAGTTCTTTGTCAACCGTGACTCTAAACTTATTGCAATGATTGGTTATATAATTATAGTTTGGTAAATATTTATTGTGATGTCGTCCACAAGTACAAAACTTAAATCTTCATTGCACAGTTTGATCAGGAAAGGAACCAAATCCTAACAGAAAAATGTAATGTTCGGCTTTCGTTTTCGTTATCTTGCATGGAAAATAGAAGGATAGGCAAACTGTACATTGATCATGAGGTTGGTTGGTACCTTCTATTTGATGCGAGTAACCTTGATGCGAGGTAGCGGGACGAAAACTAATGAATTTAGTCACTTCATCTGCCCCATAGTTCCATACCACATAACAGACCAAATCTGGTCAACCAAATCTCCTACAGTAGATTGTACAACTTGATTGACCCCAAATGGTGGTGTATCGGAAGTGTATCAAATTAGTAAATTGCTTCTCGCACCTCCTCTGACACACTCTCCTCCCCGGTCTCACCATACAATCTAATTGTATTTACACTTATACCCTTTCAcgcttttaattatttttttaatcgtTTTGTTTTTACCTCTCGCGAAAAGCACCTCTCCTGGCAAGAAGGGCGAGGGTCCGGCGATCAAGATTGATCCGGGAACCACTTGCTCGTGCTTAGGAGTGTGGCACCACTCCATCTTGCGTCGCTTTCACCGACCTTGAGTGGCTCATCGGCGATGCCGCCAAAAACCAGGTTGCCATGAACCCTACCAACACGGTTTTTGGTAAGTGGAAGATTTCCCTCGATCTTGTTCCGACGATTTTTTTGGCTCTCAATTTTGGATGAACGTAGTGTTTTAATCCTCGAATTTGAACAGTTTGCAAGATATAAATTTCTTCCGTTTTGATTTTCCCAGATTGCTACTTGCCGAATCAGaacaaaattttattcaaatattAGCTTTCGGAATCGGATGCATTTTGTTCTTCAGATACACTTCTGATCTCTCTATCTTCAGAATTGTTGTTCtcttcaatgtgtttagtttgGTACGAAATTTTATTCTGCAGTCCTTGGGCTTGTTTTATCGATCTGTTTTGGCTTGTAAGTGATAATATTCTGATTCAATTTTGTATCCTCAGATGCTAAACGCTTGATCGGGAGGCTTTACAGTGATCCCTTTGTTTAAAGTGACATCAAGCTATGGCCATTCAAAGTGACAAACCCATGATCGTCGTCCAGTACAAGGGTGAGGAGAAGCAGTTTGTCACCGAGGAGATCTCCTCCTTGGTGCTCACCAAGATGAAGGAGATTGCGGAAGCCTATTTCGGAACCATAGTGAAGAATGTTGTCGTCATCGTCCCTGCCTATTTCAACGGTAGCAGGCAATCAAGGGCGCCGGATTTATTGCCGACCTCAACGTGATGCAAATCATTAACGAGCCCACGGCTGCGGCCATCGCCTATGGTCTCCACAAGAAGGGGAGCAGCTCCGACGAGTAGAACGTGCTGATCTTTGATCTAGAGGCGGAACCTTTGATGTCTCTCTTCTCACCATCGAGGAGGACATCTTTAAGGTGAAGGCGACCGCCGGTAACACGCACCTCGACGGTGAGGACTTAGACAACAGGAGGATGGTGAATCACTTCGTTCAAGAGAAAGCATACGAAAGAAGGAAAATGTAAAG includes these proteins:
- the LOC122025245 gene encoding 40S ribosomal protein S20-1-like, whose product is MAATYGAVKPAKIGLEESQEELHRIRITLSSKNVKNLEKVCADLVRGARDKQLNVKGPVRMPTKVLNITTRKSPCGEGTNTWDRFELRVHKRVIDLRSSPEVVKQITSITIEPGVEVEVTISE